From the Perca flavescens isolate YP-PL-M2 chromosome 21, PFLA_1.0, whole genome shotgun sequence genome, one window contains:
- the LOC114548623 gene encoding microfibril-associated glycoprotein 4-like, which yields MKLVSVVLLLLAPLLISCQQLVLPVDCSDIYQNDNSRPSGVYTIYPIGATSAVQVYCDMDSQGGLWMVFQRRLDGTVNFYRGWDQYKTGFGIAAGEYWLGLESLYHLTQRKRYELLVDMEDFEGNAAFARYSSFSIKTECDGYALNVSGFTDGGAGDSLSPHNGQKFSTFDKEQDSDVARHCARTFLGAFWYNRCFLANPNGVYRWGFDSTLFAVGVEWDTWKGDNYSLKTISMKIRPVQ from the exons CTGGTATCAGTCGTCCTCCTCCTGCTGGCTCCTCTATTGATCAGCTGCCAGCAGCTCGTTCTGCCGGTAGACTGCAGCGACATTTACCAAAATGACAACAGCCGACCCAGTGGAGTGTACACCATCTATCCCATCGGAGCCACGTCTGCTGTCCAG gtgtacTGTGACATGGATTCACAAGGAGGACTGTGGATG GTGTTCCAGAGGAGGCTGGACGGCACGGTGAACTTCTACAGGGGCTGGGATCAATACAAGACTGGCTTTGGTATCGCTGCTGGAGAGTACTGGCTCG gTCTCGAGTCTCTCTACCACCTGACTCAGAGGAAAAGGTACGAGCTGCTGGTCGACATGGAGGACTTTGAAGGAAACGCAGCGTTCGCTCGTTACTCCTCATTCTCCATTAAAACTGAGTGTGACGGATATGCACTGAATGTTTCTGGATTCACTGATGGAGGAGCAG GAGACTCCCTGAGTCCTCACAACGGACAGAAGTTCTCCACCTTCGACAAAGAACAGGACTCTGATGTAGCAAGGCACTGTGCCAGAACATTCTTGGGGGCGTTCTGGTACAACAGATGTTTCTTAGCAAATCCAAACGGTGTTTATCGTTGGGGGTTTGACAGCACTCTCTTTGCTGTTGGAGTGGAGTGGGACACTTGGAAAGGTGATAACTACTCCCTGAAGACCATCAGCATGAAGATCCGTCCTGTGCAGTAG